Genomic DNA from Niabella ginsenosidivorans:
AATTCCTACAAGAACCTGCGGAATAAATACGACCCTTATTTTAAGGAATCAACCACTCCTTCTGGTCATCCGGTCATTCCTACGGAAACGCACCGGTATAATTCCAATCAGAAAGGGCAAAGACAATAAATCATTACTGGATTTTTATAGAGAATGGGGCGCCTTAAAGTGCCCCGTTTTGTTGTGGTAATAAAACGGAATTCAATTTTATTAAAAAGATTCAAAAAAAGAACTGATTTGCCATTTCTTAAAAGGCGCATGAGTTCTGCCCTACACAGGTATTACTGTAAGAAACCGGGTCTGGTAAAAGTTTCATTAGATATAAATAAATTGTGCAATGAAAATAGTTTGCTTTCTCCTTTTCTTCCTGGCACCATCATGTATCATCGCGCAAAAACTAACCATTATTCAATCACCCGCATTGATCCCGGAGCAGGATAAAAGGGTGAAAATATTTCTGGCGGGGAGCATTGATATGGGCAGATCTGAGAACTGGCAGAAAAAAGTAATACAACAACTGGCCGGTGTAGAAGGAATTATTCTGAATCCCCGCAGGGACGACTGGGATAAGAGCTGGAAACCGGTAAGCACCGATACCAATTTCCGGAGACAGGTAGAATGGGAGCTGGATGCTCTTGAAAAAGCAGATATGATCCTGATGTATTTTGAACCTGCTTCCCAAAGCCCCATAACGCTGCTGGAACTGGGGCTGTATGCAAGATCAAAAAAAATAATGGTGGTCTGCCCTGAAGGGTTCTGGCGGAAAGGAAATGTGGATATTGTTTGTGAGCGATATGGGATTAAACAATATAAAACAGTGGACGAAATGCTGGGGCAGCTAAAAAAGCAATTGCAATAGTTAGTTATCCAGGCTTACCGGCTCTGTAAAAAAGGAACCTTCTTATTTGCCTTTTGTGCGGATCCTTTTATAAATGCGGATGGCCAGCATCAGAATAAAGATCAGCAGCAGCATCCCTACCAGGCCCCAGACAACGCTCATCTCCCTTTTTACCACAACAAGCAGTACAATGGCTATCAGAAAAACGGTGGCTACCTCATTCCACATCCGGAGCTGGTCGGAGGTATATTTATAAATACCATTCATTTGTTGTTTGAAAATGCGGTGTAAGGAATAATGATACCCGTAAAGGAGCAGTACCAGCATCAGCTTCAGCAATAGCCAGAAACCTTCGGGTTTAAAAAGGATTGCATAAAAACCACTGCTGATCAAAACGGAGAGCCCCAGGATCAGCGTAAGAATGGCCGAAGGCCAGGTAATGCCATACCAAAGGGGCCGCATCATTTTTTTGAACTGCGCATGCAGGAGATCCTGCTCCGGTTGCGGTTTTTCATTGGCCTCCACATTATAAATAAATAACCGGGGCATATAAAATAAACCTGCGAACCAGGTTACTACAAAAATGATGTGAACAGCTTTTAAATATAAATACGCCAAAACTTAAAATTTATTAAAATGAGCTGGTACAGGTAAGGA
This window encodes:
- a CDS encoding nucleoside 2-deoxyribosyltransferase domain-containing protein, with protein sequence MKIVCFLLFFLAPSCIIAQKLTIIQSPALIPEQDKRVKIFLAGSIDMGRSENWQKKVIQQLAGVEGIILNPRRDDWDKSWKPVSTDTNFRRQVEWELDALEKADMILMYFEPASQSPITLLELGLYARSKKIMVVCPEGFWRKGNVDIVCERYGIKQYKTVDEMLGQLKKQLQ
- a CDS encoding CopD family protein gives rise to the protein MAYLYLKAVHIIFVVTWFAGLFYMPRLFIYNVEANEKPQPEQDLLHAQFKKMMRPLWYGITWPSAILTLILGLSVLISSGFYAILFKPEGFWLLLKLMLVLLLYGYHYSLHRIFKQQMNGIYKYTSDQLRMWNEVATVFLIAIVLLVVVKREMSVVWGLVGMLLLIFILMLAIRIYKRIRTKGK